In Halobaculum sp. XH14, a single genomic region encodes these proteins:
- the dnaG gene encoding DNA primase DnaG encodes MDDSAKYLIHARITADGVVERSDVVGAVFGQTEGLLGDELDLRDLQQSSKVGRIDVHVGSENGQSFGQITISSSLDRVETAILAASLESITRVGPCEARIEVRTIEDMRAAKRREVVDRAKELLADSFDESIMDSAEILEEVREAQRVERIDEYEGLPAGPRVRDSDAIIVVEGRSDVLTLLQFGIKNAVAVEGTNVPDAVADLSAERTVTAFLDGDRGGKLILRELAQVGDVDYVAFAPAGRSVEDLPRRDVMAALREKVPFDTVDLEEYRFDPTTGDLPSEPDSTVSPGTDRSSGSESNSVAATDGSAHPAPDTDSTRAGTESPETTRGPDGPDPPQTSGAEPEPESASDPESEQGGEPEPAADPDPESTPDGAASSAATADAGPTDDTPRTLKDHVREVIGDGSNRARVLDGEYGVVAEVPAAEAFDALSDADERPVTLVLDGELTQRVLDVAAQRGVERIVAESEGEYVKRPTSVRVLTADALLQ; translated from the coding sequence ATGGACGATTCAGCCAAATACCTCATCCACGCGCGAATCACCGCGGACGGCGTCGTCGAACGGAGCGACGTCGTCGGCGCGGTGTTCGGCCAGACGGAGGGCCTGCTCGGGGACGAACTCGATCTCCGGGACCTCCAGCAGTCCTCCAAGGTCGGTCGCATCGACGTCCACGTCGGCTCCGAGAACGGTCAGAGCTTCGGACAGATCACCATCTCCTCGAGCCTCGACAGGGTCGAGACCGCCATCCTCGCCGCGAGCCTCGAATCGATCACCCGCGTCGGGCCCTGCGAGGCCCGAATCGAGGTGCGGACCATCGAGGACATGCGCGCGGCAAAGCGCCGCGAGGTCGTCGACCGGGCCAAGGAACTGCTCGCCGACTCCTTCGACGAGTCGATCATGGACTCGGCCGAAATTCTCGAGGAGGTGCGGGAGGCCCAGCGGGTCGAACGCATCGACGAGTACGAGGGGCTGCCGGCCGGTCCCCGCGTCCGTGACTCCGACGCCATCATCGTCGTCGAGGGCCGTTCCGACGTGCTCACGCTCCTGCAGTTCGGCATCAAGAACGCGGTCGCGGTCGAGGGGACGAACGTCCCCGACGCGGTGGCGGACCTCTCGGCAGAACGAACCGTCACGGCGTTTCTCGACGGCGACCGCGGCGGGAAGCTCATCCTCCGCGAACTGGCCCAGGTCGGGGACGTGGACTACGTCGCGTTCGCCCCGGCAGGCCGGTCGGTCGAGGACCTGCCGCGCCGCGACGTGATGGCCGCGCTCAGGGAGAAGGTCCCGTTCGACACGGTCGACCTGGAGGAGTACCGCTTCGATCCCACGACGGGCGACCTGCCGTCCGAACCGGACTCGACCGTCAGTCCGGGCACGGACCGGAGCTCCGGGTCGGAGTCGAACTCGGTGGCCGCGACCGACGGGAGCGCCCACCCCGCCCCCGACACGGACTCCACGAGGGCCGGGACGGAGAGTCCAGAGACGACGAGGGGGCCCGACGGTCCAGACCCCCCGCAAACGTCGGGAGCGGAACCGGAGCCGGAGTCAGCGTCGGATCCGGAGTCGGAGCAGGGAGGGGAACCGGAGCCGGCGGCGGACCCGGACCCGGAATCGACACCCGACGGTGCGGCGTCGAGCGCGGCGACGGCCGACGCGGGCCCGACCGACGACACGCCGCGGACGCTCAAGGACCACGTGCGGGAGGTGATCGGCGACGGCTCGAACCGGGCTCGCGTGCTCGACGGTGAGTACGGCGTCGTGGCGGAAGTCCCCGCGGCTGAGGCGTTCGACGCGCTCTCGGACGCCGACGAGCGGCCGGTGACGCTCGTGCTCGACGGCGAACTCACCCAGCGAGTGCTCGACGTGGCTGCCCAGCGGGGAGTCGAACGGATCGTCGCGGAGAGCGAGGGCGAGTACGTGAAGCGCCCGACGTCGGTCCGGGTGCTCACCGCCGACGCGCTGTTGCAGTAG